In one Lolium rigidum isolate FL_2022 chromosome 3, APGP_CSIRO_Lrig_0.1, whole genome shotgun sequence genomic region, the following are encoded:
- the LOC124704380 gene encoding mitogen-activated protein kinase kinase kinase 5-like isoform X1: MPWWKRSAHAHHHRHHSSSASASTPASPARASTSRIPRRDGADLAGGTPDLHQPRLTRAPRLRHVDDIEVGASGLRMDDSPTSAPSSSYPARRDALWSGLATASSTPISRLPSNMDVAPARSASTPLMPRPLPLPHGEDPMCRGPGRPLPSPRMLDGDCNGSSDFLGLAEAGAERAATFPRFMSQTVQKIPEHNGLRSDGTNGVTFGQQRKGFKDKFKGSSAETLNFRLNIPAKSAPSSGFSSPVQSPRRLSNADFSSSGISIQGSNALSAQSAWSPDLLGSSSPSTSPENFVGGQERSPRSSPLRSPALRSRYPSAPPSPMHQNLFPENHVSRPEGNVTVNFHPLPLPPVSLSPKQTNFSHQSLPKVETPSMAGQWQKRKLIGSGTYGCVYEATNRHTGALCAMKEVNIIPDDAKSVESLKQLEQEIKFLSQFKHENIVQYYGSETTEDRFYIYLEYVHPGSINKYISQHCGAMTESVVRNFTRHILKGLAFLHSQKIMHRDIKGANLLVDVNGVVKLADFGMAKHLSTAAPNLSLKGTPYWMAPEVVQATLVKDVGYDLAVDIWSLGCTIIEMFTGKPPWSGLEGPAAMFKVLNKDPPIPDNLSSEGKDFLRGCFKRNPAERPPATKLLEHPFIQNSNHFSQNTSAHSHAGSPDAGHLVREKKSWKTDTCLRGKQTNTIGETSSSRSPGSLGHRLMAPTSLETHSLSPPPLSYKSSPGSAAHNTPNGMHFSVACPQPSPLPKPNGKETLNMFSY; the protein is encoded by the exons ATGCCCTGGTGGAAGCGCTCCGCCCacgcccaccaccaccgccaccactcctcctccgcctccgcctccacgccCGCCTCCCCggcccgcgcctccacctcccgcATCCCGCGCCGCGATGGCGCCGACCTCGCCGGGGGCACCCCCGACCTCCACCAGCCCCGCCTCACCCGGGCGCCGCGCCTGCGCCACGTCGACGACATCGAGGTCGGGGCCTCCGGGCTCCGCATGgacgactcgcccacctccgcgcCCTCCTCCTCGTACCCCGCCAGGAGGGACGCGCTCTGGTCCGGGCTCGCTACTGCGAGCTCCACGCCCATCTCGCGGTTGCCGAGTAACATGGACGTGGCGCCCGCGAGGTCCGCCTCCACGCCCCTGATGCCCCGCCCGCTGCCGCTGCCCCACGGGGAGGACCCGATGTGCCGAGGCCCCGGGAGGCCGCTGCCCTCCCCGAGGATGCTCGACGGGGACTGCAACGGCTCGAGTGATTTCCTCGGGCTTGCGGAGGCAGGAGCAGAGAGGGCGGcaacgtttccaag ATTTATGTCCCAAACTGTTCAAAAGATCCCAGAGCACAATGGCTTAAGGTCAGATGGCACAAATGGGGTCACCTTTGGTCAACAGAGAAAGGGATTTAAAGATAAATTCAAGGGTAGCTCAGCTGAAACTTTGAACTTTAGGTTGAATATTCCTGCTAAAAGTGCTCCCAGCAGTGGGTTTTCAAGCCCTGTTCAGAGTCCTCGAAGATTAAGTAATGCAGACTTCTCATCTTCTGGAATCTCCATTCAGGGCAGCAATGCATTGTCAGCACAATCAGCATGGTCTCCAGATCTATTGGGATCTTCATCCCCTTCTACCTCACCTGAAAATTTTGTGGGTGGGCAGGAGCGATCTCCTCGCTCCAGTCCATTGAGAAGTCCTGCTCTTAGATCAAGATACCCAAGTGCACCTCCATCACCAATGCATCAAAACTTGTTCCCAGAGAACCACGTTTCTCGCCCCGAGGGCAATGTGACTGTCAATTTTCACCCATTACCTCTCCCTCCTGTTTCTCTGAGCCCAAAGCAAACAAATTTTAGCCACCAGTCATTGCCAAAAGTTGAGACACCCTCGATGGCTGGTCAGTGGCAAAAAAGGAAGCTCATCGGCAGTGGCACATATGGATGTGTATATGAAGCTACCAATAG GCACACAGGAGCTCTTTGTGCCATGAAAGAGGTTAACATAATTCCTGATGATGCAAAATCAGTCGAGTCTCTGAAGCAATTGGAACAG GAAATTAAATTTCTTAGCCAATTTAAGCATGAAAACATCGTGCAGTATTACGGCAGTGAAACT ACTGAAGATAGATTCTACATATACCTGGAGTATGTTCATCCGGGTTCAATTAATAAGTACATTAGCCAACATTGTGGTGCAATGACTGAATCAGTTGTCCGCAACTTCACTCGGCATATTCTTAAGGGTCTTGCTTTCCTACATAGCCAAAAAATTATGCATAG GGATATCAAAGGAGCAAATTTGCTTGTTGATGTCAATGGTGTAGTGAAACTGGCTGACTTTGGAATGGCTAAGCAT TTGAGTACTGCGGCTCCAAATCTTTCGCTGAAGGGAACACCATACTGGATGGCACCTGAG GTTGTCCAGGCTACACTTGTAAAAGACGTAGGTTATGATCTTGCCGTTGATATCTGGAGCCTTGGCTGCACAATCATCGAGATGTTCACAGGCAAGCCTCCTTGGAGTGGTCTTGAAGGG CCTGCTGCAATGTTTAAGGTGTTGAATAAAGACCCGCCGATTCCAGATAATTTATCATCAGAAGGGAAGGATTTTCTGAGAGGCTGCTTCAAGAGAAACCCAGCTGAGAGACCTCCAGCAACCAAGCTGCTTGAACACCCATTCATCCAAAATTCAAATCACTTCAGCCAGAACACCTCTGCACATTCACATGCAGGATCCCCC GATGCTGGACACTTGGTGAGAGAAAAGAAGTCCTGGAAGACCGACACTTGCCTGAGAGGGAAACAGACAAACACAATTGG TGAAACAAGCAGCTCTAGAAGTCCAGGGTCATTGGGTCATCGTTTGATGGCCCCAACCAGCTTGGAAACTCATAGCTTGTCCCCTCCGCCATTGAGTTATAAGTCGAGTCCTGGCTCTGCAGCTCATAATACACCAAACGGTATGCATTTTTCAGTTGCATGTCCTCAGCCTAGTCCATTGCCGAAGCCTAACGGAAAGGAAACATTGAATATGTTTTCGTATTGA
- the LOC124704380 gene encoding mitogen-activated protein kinase kinase kinase 5-like isoform X2, giving the protein MPWWKRSAHAHHHRHHSSSASASTPASPARASTSRIPRRDGADLAGGTPDLHQPRLTRAPRLRHVDDIEVGASGLRMDDSPTSAPSSSYPARRDALWSGLATASSTPISRLPSNMDVAPARSASTPLMPRPLPLPHGEDPMCRGPGRPLPSPRMLDGDCNGSSDFLGLAEAGAERAATFPRFMSQTVQKIPEHNGLRSDGTNGVTFGQQRKGFKDKFKGSSAETLNFRLNIPAKSAPSSGFSSPVQSPRRLSNADFSSSGISIQGSNALSAQSAWSPDLLGSSSPSTSPENFVGGQERSPRSSPLRSPALRSRYPSAPPSPMHQNLFPENHVSRPEGNVTVNFHPLPLPPVSLSPKQTNFSHQSLPKVETPSMAGQWQKRKLIGSGTYGCVYEATNRHTGALCAMKEVNIIPDDAKSVESLKQLEQEIKFLSQFKHENIVQYYGSETTEDRFYIYLEYVHPGSINKYISQHCGAMTESVVRNFTRHILKGLAFLHSQKIMHRDIKGANLLVDVNGVVKLADFGMAKHLSTAAPNLSLKGTPYWMAPEVVQATLVKDVGYDLAVDIWSLGCTIIEMFTGKPPWSGLEGPAAMFKVLNKDPPIPDNLSSEGKDFLRGCFKRNPAERPPATKLLEHPFIQNSNHFSQNTSAHSHAGSPDAGHLVREKKSWKTDTCLRGKQTNTIGETSSSRSPGSLGHRLMAPTSLETHSLSPPPLSYKSSPGSAAHNTPNDGVPSRWASTCKVLLL; this is encoded by the exons ATGCCCTGGTGGAAGCGCTCCGCCCacgcccaccaccaccgccaccactcctcctccgcctccgcctccacgccCGCCTCCCCggcccgcgcctccacctcccgcATCCCGCGCCGCGATGGCGCCGACCTCGCCGGGGGCACCCCCGACCTCCACCAGCCCCGCCTCACCCGGGCGCCGCGCCTGCGCCACGTCGACGACATCGAGGTCGGGGCCTCCGGGCTCCGCATGgacgactcgcccacctccgcgcCCTCCTCCTCGTACCCCGCCAGGAGGGACGCGCTCTGGTCCGGGCTCGCTACTGCGAGCTCCACGCCCATCTCGCGGTTGCCGAGTAACATGGACGTGGCGCCCGCGAGGTCCGCCTCCACGCCCCTGATGCCCCGCCCGCTGCCGCTGCCCCACGGGGAGGACCCGATGTGCCGAGGCCCCGGGAGGCCGCTGCCCTCCCCGAGGATGCTCGACGGGGACTGCAACGGCTCGAGTGATTTCCTCGGGCTTGCGGAGGCAGGAGCAGAGAGGGCGGcaacgtttccaag ATTTATGTCCCAAACTGTTCAAAAGATCCCAGAGCACAATGGCTTAAGGTCAGATGGCACAAATGGGGTCACCTTTGGTCAACAGAGAAAGGGATTTAAAGATAAATTCAAGGGTAGCTCAGCTGAAACTTTGAACTTTAGGTTGAATATTCCTGCTAAAAGTGCTCCCAGCAGTGGGTTTTCAAGCCCTGTTCAGAGTCCTCGAAGATTAAGTAATGCAGACTTCTCATCTTCTGGAATCTCCATTCAGGGCAGCAATGCATTGTCAGCACAATCAGCATGGTCTCCAGATCTATTGGGATCTTCATCCCCTTCTACCTCACCTGAAAATTTTGTGGGTGGGCAGGAGCGATCTCCTCGCTCCAGTCCATTGAGAAGTCCTGCTCTTAGATCAAGATACCCAAGTGCACCTCCATCACCAATGCATCAAAACTTGTTCCCAGAGAACCACGTTTCTCGCCCCGAGGGCAATGTGACTGTCAATTTTCACCCATTACCTCTCCCTCCTGTTTCTCTGAGCCCAAAGCAAACAAATTTTAGCCACCAGTCATTGCCAAAAGTTGAGACACCCTCGATGGCTGGTCAGTGGCAAAAAAGGAAGCTCATCGGCAGTGGCACATATGGATGTGTATATGAAGCTACCAATAG GCACACAGGAGCTCTTTGTGCCATGAAAGAGGTTAACATAATTCCTGATGATGCAAAATCAGTCGAGTCTCTGAAGCAATTGGAACAG GAAATTAAATTTCTTAGCCAATTTAAGCATGAAAACATCGTGCAGTATTACGGCAGTGAAACT ACTGAAGATAGATTCTACATATACCTGGAGTATGTTCATCCGGGTTCAATTAATAAGTACATTAGCCAACATTGTGGTGCAATGACTGAATCAGTTGTCCGCAACTTCACTCGGCATATTCTTAAGGGTCTTGCTTTCCTACATAGCCAAAAAATTATGCATAG GGATATCAAAGGAGCAAATTTGCTTGTTGATGTCAATGGTGTAGTGAAACTGGCTGACTTTGGAATGGCTAAGCAT TTGAGTACTGCGGCTCCAAATCTTTCGCTGAAGGGAACACCATACTGGATGGCACCTGAG GTTGTCCAGGCTACACTTGTAAAAGACGTAGGTTATGATCTTGCCGTTGATATCTGGAGCCTTGGCTGCACAATCATCGAGATGTTCACAGGCAAGCCTCCTTGGAGTGGTCTTGAAGGG CCTGCTGCAATGTTTAAGGTGTTGAATAAAGACCCGCCGATTCCAGATAATTTATCATCAGAAGGGAAGGATTTTCTGAGAGGCTGCTTCAAGAGAAACCCAGCTGAGAGACCTCCAGCAACCAAGCTGCTTGAACACCCATTCATCCAAAATTCAAATCACTTCAGCCAGAACACCTCTGCACATTCACATGCAGGATCCCCC GATGCTGGACACTTGGTGAGAGAAAAGAAGTCCTGGAAGACCGACACTTGCCTGAGAGGGAAACAGACAAACACAATTGG TGAAACAAGCAGCTCTAGAAGTCCAGGGTCATTGGGTCATCGTTTGATGGCCCCAACCAGCTTGGAAACTCATAGCTTGTCCCCTCCGCCATTGAGTTATAAGTCGAGTCCTGGCTCTGCAGCTCATAATACACCAAACG ATGGAGTGCCATCTAGGTGGGCAAGCACTTGTAAAGTACTGTTGTTGTAA